The genomic DNA CGCCGGCGCCGCCGTGGTCATTCCGGGCGCGGCCATCTCGCTTGGCAGGCATCGCGACACCGAGTACCTGCTGGTCGGGGACCGCGCCAAGATCGAGCCCGAGCTCGAGAAGCATCCCGAGCTCAAGGCCGCCTCGAAGGTCATCCATACCGACGTCGCCGTCAGCGGTTCGGACAAGCCGAGCCAGGCGCTGCGGCGCGGCCGCAAGACGTCCTCGATGTGGCTTGCCATCGACGCGGTGAAGAAGGGCGAGGCGGATGTCGCAGTCTCCGCCGGCAATACCGGCGCGTTGATGGCGATGTCGCGCTTCCACCTGCGCACGCTGAAGGGGATCGACCGCCCGGCCATTACGGGGATATGGCCGACCAGGCGCGGCGAATCCGTCGTGCTCGATCTCGGCGCCACCATCGGCGGCGACGCGCACCATCTGGTGTCGCTCGCGCTCATGGGGGCGGCGACGGCGAGCGTGCTGTTCGACAAGAAGCGGCCCACGGTTGGCCTGCTCAATATCGGGACCGAGGAGATCAAGGGCCACGAGGAGATTCGCGAGGCCGGGGAAATCCTGCGGGCGCGGAACCTGCCGGAGCTCGACTATATCGGCTTCGTCGAGGGTGACGGCATCGGCAAGGGCGTCGCCGACGTGATCGTGACCGAAGGCTATGCCGGCAACATCGCGCTCAAGGCCGCCGAGGGAACCGCCCGGCAGATGGCCGAATTACTCCGCAACGAGATGAAACGGAGCTGGCTGTCCAAGCTCGGTTATCTCTTTGCCAGCAGCGCCTTCCAGGCCCTGCGGGACAAGATGGACCCGAACAAGTCCAATGGCGGCGTGTTCCTGGGTTTGAACGGACTGGTGGTCAAGAGCCACGGCGGAACCAGCGCCGAAGGCTTTGCCTATGCGATCGATGTTGGCTATGAGATGGCTCACTACGATCTCCTGAACAAGATCAATCAGATGCTCAACCGCGAGGGTGGTGCACTCAATTCCGTGCAGGCCGCGCAGGAGGCTGTTTCGTGACTCAAATTCGTTCGGTCGTGCTCGGCTGCGGCTCCTATCTGCCGGAGCAGGTGGTGACCAACGCCCAATTGGCGGCGCGTATCGACACCTCCGACGAGTGGATCGTGCAGCGCACCGGCATTCGCGAGCGGCACGTCGCGGCCGAGGGCGAGTTCACCTCGCATTTGGCGATCAGGGCGGCGCAGGCCGCGCTCGGCGATGCCGGCGTGGACGCGCAGTCGATCGACCTCATCGTGCTGGCGACCTCGACGCCGGACAACACCTTTCCCGCGACCGCCGTCGCCGTGCAGAACGCGCTCGGCATCAATCACGGCGCGGCGTTTGACCTGCAAGCGGTGTGCTCGGGCTTCGTGTTCGCGCTCGCCACCGCCGACAATTTCCTGCGCACCGGCGCCTTCAAGCGCGCGCTGGTGATCGGCGCCGAGACCTTCTCGCGCATTCTCGACTGGAACGACCGCGGCACGTGCGTGCTGTTCGGCGACGGCGCCGGTGCGGTCGTGCTGGAGGCGCAGGAGCAGCCGGGCAACGCCGCAACCGACCGCGGCGTCGTGACCACGCATCTGCGCTCCGACGGCCGCCACAAGGCGAAGCTGTTCGTCGACGGCGGGCCGTCCTCGACCCAGACCGTCGGTCATCTGCGCATGGAAGGCCGCGAGGTCTTCAAGCATGCGGTCGGCATGATCACCGACGTCATCGTCGACGCCTTCCAGGCGACCGGGCTCAATGCCGAGACCATCGACTGGTTCGTGCCGCACCAGGCCAACAAGCGAATCATCGACGCCTCCGCCCACAAGCTCCACATCGCGCCGGAGAAGGTGGTGCTGACGGTGGACCGCCACGGCAACACCTCGGCCGCCTCGATCCCGCTGGCGCTGACGGTGGCGCGCAAGGACGGCCGCATCAAGAAGGGCGATATGGTGCTGCTGGAAGCCATGGGCGGCGGCTTCACCTGGGGCTCCGCGTTGGTGCGCTGGTAGAGCCACAGTCGATAAAATTTTGCCGGAATCAGCTGGGATTATCGATGCGCCTGCATTGATGAGCGCTGTTGACCGCCGTATCGTAAGCTCATAATTTCAGACAACAATTGTTCGCCGTGATGTGGGGCAGGGCGATGACCGATCAAAGTAAAACCGTAACGCGTGTCGATCTGTGCGAAGCCGTCTACCAGAAGGTGGGCCTGTCGCGCACGGAATCGTCCGCTTTCGTGGAACTCGTGCTGAAGGAGATCACCGATTGCCTGGAAAAGGGCGAGACGGTGAAGCTGTCCTCGTTCGGGTCCTTCATGGTGCGCAAGAAGGGTCAGCGCATCGGACGCAACCCGAAGACCGGCACCGAGGTACCGATCTCGCCGCGCCGCGTCATGGTGTTCAAGCCATCGGCGATCCTGAAGCAGCGGATCAATGCCCAGCACCGCACCAATGGTGATGCCAGCAAGGCTCAACCCGAGGCGTAACGCCTCCCGCGAAGGATTTGGCATTTGGACAAGGCGCCGGATGCGTTCCGAACCATCAGCGAAGTAGCGCAGGAGCTCGACATCCCGCAGCACGTGCTGCGGTTCTGGGAAACCCGCTTCTCCCAGATCAAGCCGATGAAGCGCAGCGGCGGCCGCCGCTATTACCGCCCCGACGACGTCGACCTGCTCAAGGGCATCCGCCGCCTGCTCTACGGCGAGGGCTACACCATCCGCGGCGTGCAGCGGATCCTGAAGGAGCACGGTGTCAAATCGGTGCAGGGCCTTGCCGACAGCGCCGCCGCGGTCTCGTTCGGCGCCATCGAGGACGCCATCGGCGCCAGCCTGATGGAGCCTGAGGACGAGGAGGCGCCGATCAAGGGCGTCACCGACACCGACGATGACGACTACCAGGGCGACGAAGAGGAAGGCATCGACTTCCGCTTCAGCGAGATCGACGACGAGGAGATCCTCACCACCTTCCGCAAGGGCGGCACCCCCGCCGCGCCCAGCGCGCTGGACCGGGAGCGCCTCGGGAAGGCGCTCGCAGACCTCGTCGCCTGCCGCGAGATGCTGGATCAGGCGCTGAAGGACGGGTAGGGGCGGTATTCGGACCGCGCGGCCAGTTCCCCGGGGCGCTCCGGGCTCCGAGCCGATCAAGGAGAGGCACCAAAATGCTGCGACCTCGCCTTGCGCATCGCGCCGATCCTAGCTAATGGAACGACGTTCGGAGCGTGGCGCAGCCCGGTTAGCGCACTAGTCTGGGAGACTAGGGGTCGGAGGTTCAAATCCTCTCGCTCCGACCATTTTTACCAATAGAATCAATCGCATCTTTGGGCGGTCGGTTTGTAGCCAACCGCCCGTTTGCAGGTGGTTTGCAGAATTGTTCCTCTGACGTTCCTGCGAGGTAGTTATCCCGGACCCTTATATTCCGGTGCGATCTTGTTGCCCGCGGCGTTCAGCGCGCCTTGAGCCAATAGGACGGCAGCGTAGGCAGCGCCCTTGTCCGGGTGATTTTCGGGAAGCGAGCGGTAATATTCCATGGCCTCGCGGTGGTTGTCATAGCACTTGCTGTATTCGGCCCATGCCGGGTCGTCTTCAACAGTCATTCGGGATGATCTCCATTGAGGGGCTGTTGCCAGCATGTAGGGCGGGCACCCTCGGAAATCGACAGATCACCTGATGATTAACGGGTATAATCGACGCGCAAATCGCCTTATGAAATCGCCGCTCGATCTCGGTAGTCTTCGAGCTTTGCATAGGCGTTCGCCGCCAATACGCCGCGGCGAGCCAAATAGGCATCGATCACACGCTGCGCCTTATCTACCGTCCAAGTCAGCGCCTCGGCGATCTCCGGAGCGGTTGCGCCGGCCTCAGCGAGCAACGTAGCGGCCGTGCCCCGATTGTCGTGAAAGTTCAGATCGCCAGCGCCGACGGCATCCGAGTCCTCGCGCCAGTGATCGTTGAAGTAGCGCTTCCTGTAGGCCTTGCCGGTAGTCGTCAACATGACCAGGGCGCCGTCGCGGGGCAGGGCGTCGAGATGGGCCTTCAGCTCCCGCGTTGCGGGGATCCAGAGCATCTTGCCGGTCTTGCTTGACCGAATTTGCACCCGCTGCCCGTCGTAGCGCGTCCAGGCGAACTTGCGGACATCGCTGGCGCGCATGGCGGTATTTCGGACTAGGATCATGGCCGTCGCCATTGCCGGCCGCGCTGTCCTGATGAACTGCTGCTGTAGCTCCTCCGACCACGTCTTGTCGGCCCGGTCGCTTTTGTAGAGCCGGTGGAACGTCGGAATAGGGTGGTGCTTGATGCGGCGCTGCTCTTTCGCGAATGAAAGCACACGGCAGAGCGCCGACATGAGGTTATCGGCAGATCGGCGCGAGGTCTTGCCTAGCTCCTGATGCCACGCGAGGGCGTCCGCCGCGAATGCGTCGGCATCGTCCGGGTTATTAAACGTATCCTCTGGGACGGTGCCCCACTTCTGTTCGATGCGCTTGAACTTCCATGGATACTGCTTGCGAGACTCCTCGCTCAGCGCGGCGTAGGTGCTGGAAGTATCGAACAGGCGAATGAGATCGGTGAACGTCTTTTCGCTCTTGCGACGGGTTCGCTTCTCCGCCTCAGCGTAGGTCTCAGCAAGCCGGTCGGGGTCCAGGCGAATGCCGGTGGCGCGGTGGTAGAGATAGATTTTGACCGTGCCGTCAGCCTGACGCTTGGGAACGCGGTTGATGCCCTTGAGCTTAAGCGGCTTGGGTCTTACGCGCATTCTCAGCCTTCCACCGCTGGTATGGGGTCATTTCCAGGGCAGATTCTGTCACAAGGCCCGATGCCCGGTCTAGGGCAGAGTCAAGGGCCTTGAGGTCCCAGCGGTTCGTTCCGGGCATTGCCCTGGGGATAAGTCCCTTTTGAATCCACCGGTCAAAAGCGGACAGGGTGTTGCAGCCGCAGTAGTCGGCCGCCTCCTGTTTCGTGAGCATGCGTTTGACCGGCTGATTCATGTCGCTATCGACGGATTCCAAACATCTCCAATGCCCCGGCGATGCCGGCAGCAATGCCTGGGTCGCTGGCGCTTCCGGTTGCAACCTTGGGAGCAGGCTCGCTTCCGTCCGTGATAAACCGGGCGCTGGCCTCGAAATGGTCCTCCAGCACCTCGTGGGTGCGCTCAACAATTTTTTCGATGAGCGCTTCGCTGGAATCAATCGGA from Bradyrhizobium sp. CCBAU 53351 includes the following:
- the plsX gene encoding phosphate acyltransferase PlsX, coding for MPSKVRIALDAMGGDAGAAVVIPGAAISLGRHRDTEYLLVGDRAKIEPELEKHPELKAASKVIHTDVAVSGSDKPSQALRRGRKTSSMWLAIDAVKKGEADVAVSAGNTGALMAMSRFHLRTLKGIDRPAITGIWPTRRGESVVLDLGATIGGDAHHLVSLALMGAATASVLFDKKRPTVGLLNIGTEEIKGHEEIREAGEILRARNLPELDYIGFVEGDGIGKGVADVIVTEGYAGNIALKAAEGTARQMAELLRNEMKRSWLSKLGYLFASSAFQALRDKMDPNKSNGGVFLGLNGLVVKSHGGTSAEGFAYAIDVGYEMAHYDLLNKINQMLNREGGALNSVQAAQEAVS
- a CDS encoding beta-ketoacyl-ACP synthase III — protein: MTQIRSVVLGCGSYLPEQVVTNAQLAARIDTSDEWIVQRTGIRERHVAAEGEFTSHLAIRAAQAALGDAGVDAQSIDLIVLATSTPDNTFPATAVAVQNALGINHGAAFDLQAVCSGFVFALATADNFLRTGAFKRALVIGAETFSRILDWNDRGTCVLFGDGAGAVVLEAQEQPGNAATDRGVVTTHLRSDGRHKAKLFVDGGPSSTQTVGHLRMEGREVFKHAVGMITDVIVDAFQATGLNAETIDWFVPHQANKRIIDASAHKLHIAPEKVVLTVDRHGNTSAASIPLALTVARKDGRIKKGDMVLLEAMGGGFTWGSALVRW
- a CDS encoding integration host factor subunit alpha; this translates as MTDQSKTVTRVDLCEAVYQKVGLSRTESSAFVELVLKEITDCLEKGETVKLSSFGSFMVRKKGQRIGRNPKTGTEVPISPRRVMVFKPSAILKQRINAQHRTNGDASKAQPEA
- a CDS encoding MerR family transcriptional regulator → MDKAPDAFRTISEVAQELDIPQHVLRFWETRFSQIKPMKRSGGRRYYRPDDVDLLKGIRRLLYGEGYTIRGVQRILKEHGVKSVQGLADSAAAVSFGAIEDAIGASLMEPEDEEAPIKGVTDTDDDDYQGDEEEGIDFRFSEIDDEEILTTFRKGGTPAAPSALDRERLGKALADLVACREMLDQALKDG
- a CDS encoding tyrosine-type recombinase/integrase — translated: MRVRPKPLKLKGINRVPKRQADGTVKIYLYHRATGIRLDPDRLAETYAEAEKRTRRKSEKTFTDLIRLFDTSSTYAALSEESRKQYPWKFKRIEQKWGTVPEDTFNNPDDADAFAADALAWHQELGKTSRRSADNLMSALCRVLSFAKEQRRIKHHPIPTFHRLYKSDRADKTWSEELQQQFIRTARPAMATAMILVRNTAMRASDVRKFAWTRYDGQRVQIRSSKTGKMLWIPATRELKAHLDALPRDGALVMLTTTGKAYRKRYFNDHWREDSDAVGAGDLNFHDNRGTAATLLAEAGATAPEIAEALTWTVDKAQRVIDAYLARRGVLAANAYAKLEDYRDRAAIS